CACTACAGCACCAGCACCATCCAGCAACCCAGGATATTTTGTACTTCTGCTCTCAGATTCAATCCAGCCGGGTTAGTCCTGTCCTCGCTGCAATCCTGCGCCTCGGGTTGTTTCTTGGGGCTCTTCCCCCGCAGCAGCACCCCCTTGTCCCCTGTCTGCCACGCCCCTGGTCCCTAGGAGTTGCACTCCTCGCAGTGGCAGGAGAGGATGTAGCGGTAGGTGGCCGTGAGCCGCATGCCCCCCGAGCAGCGCAGCCTCATGGCCTTCAGCTTGGAGGTCTGGGGccggcagcagtggcagctggagCGGAAGGGCTGCTTCAGGACCGTGCTGAAGGACACCATGGGCTCCGAGCGCGACGTCTGGCTGCAGCGGCCTTCGCAGCGAGCCAGCAACACCATCTGCCAGGGGAAGCACAGTGGTTAGtgttatgagtagaaaagctgccctgtttttaaaaaaaaaaaaagttgcagagttcacaggttgGGCTGGTTGatgccagggtggagttctaactgtttgttgtttgttgttgttgtttacaACATCATACCTGAAAACAGGTAGTTTTCATTAACTACCTGTCCTTGATGGCTGAGAATTCCCCTTTTGTCGAGTggcaccctgctgcttcctgaagGATGGCACTCAGATGGTGAAGGGGAGGGGACATCGAGTTGGCACGCAAATGACATTGGAGCCAGCATGAAACGGGAGAGACCCCTCACCACACctagccaaaaacccctaaaaacaagAGCCAACACAAAATTGACTGATCAAAGTGAGTCTAGATGTGAGGAATAGAATCTAGTATCCACTAAGaccctttttacccctcacccCAACCTAAAGATGCTGGCTAGAGAGAGGACATCAAATGTCAAGCCAAAAAAGGGGGAATCTCCTGATAATCTCATGAGGATGGAATCCCCAGTTCTGCCCACAGACCAGTGGACAAAGCTGcgctcttccttctcttccttctcctctgtgccattcctgggagctgtggcagtgTGAGTGTCGACCTGTGAGTCCTCCCCATGGGAGCTGATCACTttaaataaaggcattaaaaaagagaaaggtctcctgccctgtttatttcagctAGGAAACGTGTCCCCAGCTCACAGCTGGCACCCGCAGTGGGAGCCTCCTTGCGGCCTGGCTGGGGTTTTGTCACTGCATCCCAGCCCCCACAGTGTGCTTTGCCCCTGGGCTGTGTCTGGGAGGGTGGAGGGGATAAGGTGGGCAGGAGGAATTGCAAGGTTCCTCCTGAAATCCTTGGCACTGACACCAACAAGGACTGCAGGACCTGGACTGACCTTAGGGCTCCAAATGATCTCAGCCAGCCCTGTTTTCCAGACACCATGAGTGCACCCATGACTTGCTGACTCCAGATCCATGGCCCTTAAATCATCAGCCAGGCTGATTGTTTATTTGGGTATTTACCATTGTTCTGAGTATACACACCAACTGGTTCTCATGTCTTGAGTTTAGATATATGAACATGTAAAGTAGAAATCTAAAGAAGATGCTCCATTTATTGCTTTAAAGAAGTATGTTTCTAGCTCATTCCTTTGATAAAGATCACCTTGACCATGTATTTGCAATTTTATGTGTATCTATGTATCATTGCATCAGTTGTGTCTATATAAAATGCACTGCATAGCATAAAGCAGTGAAAATGCTAAAGTTGAACTGGTTGCCATGAAGATTCCCTAGTGAGATTTTCCAAAAACAGTGCAGCTCCAGGTTTCTTCTTCTGAGTTCAAATGTGAGCTGGGACCAGAGCAAGGTAACTCACACAGCAGGAGGCACTAAGGAAGGAGAGTCCCTGAGCAGTCACCTACTCCCCAACAACCCCTTGAGCAGAGGAGATACAGCATTAAGCACCACATAAATCCTGGAAAGGACCCTCTAAAGCTCAGCAAATGATGTGTTAGAAACAGCTGTTACCACCCTGATAACGGGTGTTGTACAAGTTTGAGCAGACTCCTGTACTTTCATGGGGACAGAA
The nucleotide sequence above comes from Molothrus aeneus isolate 106 chromosome 2, BPBGC_Maene_1.0, whole genome shotgun sequence. Encoded proteins:
- the NDP gene encoding norrin, giving the protein MLYLPLLLPARSSSTMGNHVLAASISMLSLLVIMGDTDSKTESSFLIDSDPSRCMRHHYVDSISHPLYKCSSKMVLLARCEGRCSQTSRSEPMVSFSTVLKQPFRSSCHCCRPQTSKLKAMRLRCSGGMRLTATYRYILSCHCEECNS